A window of the Archocentrus centrarchus isolate MPI-CPG fArcCen1 chromosome 17, fArcCen1, whole genome shotgun sequence genome harbors these coding sequences:
- the hhatla gene encoding hedgehog acyltransferase like, a isoform X2 produces MGIKTALPRYELYLYTAVLAVAVIWAGSWIFEASSENVNRKSFKESVKPGWHYFGRKMDVADFEWAMWFSTFRNHILFALTGHVIFAKIFTLVAPKHRSLIFGVYGGLAVLITMGWTFMALVLSHCIILYSVALVKIKWMCFAAGLSTLASLKLEPFNSWQEALVTGSFNLQDILFYGGCGFSIMRCMSFALENCEKKDGNYTFSDLVKYNFYLPFFFFGPVMTFDRYHAQTNNTQLTRKEREMWNITTKALLHLGVILVVDVFFHYLYILTIPSDMKLATKLSDWCLAGLAYSNLVYDWVKSAVMFGVVNTVATLDHLDPPQPPKCITMLYVFAETHFDRGINDWLCKYVYDYIGGNHDKIFKELLATTCTFAITTLWLGPCELVYIWSFFNCFGLNFELWVAKFFSLPPFSTIESAMGEAMSRRIRGVFNAANFWAIVLYNVLSLNSLEFAKMVGRRLIFKGFPLSTLSVLLVTYCGVQLVKERERQQALLEDPEPVKPVDGGKEKAE; encoded by the exons ATGGGGATCAAGACTGCCCTCCCTAGATATGAGCTGTATCTCTACACAGCAGTACTTGCTGTGGCCGTGATATGGGCAGGCAGTTGGATATTTGAAGCCTCGAGTG AGAATGTAAACAGAAAGTCCTTTAAAGAAAGCGTGAAACCAGGATGGCACTACTTTGGCAGGAAAATG GATGTTGCGGACTTCGAATGGGCGATGTGGTTCTCGACATTCCGCAATCATATCCTTTTTGCGCTCACTGGTCATGTGATCTTTGCCAAGATATTTACCCTGGTAGCTCCAAAG CACAGATCCTTGATCTTTGGGGTGTATGGCGGTTTGGCAGTCCTAATAACGATGGGCTGGACCTTCATGGCTCTGGTCCTGTCTCATTGCATCATACTCTACAGCGTGGCTCTGGTCAAGATTAAATGGATGTGCTTTGCAGCAGGCTTGAGTACGCTGGCCTCCCTCAAGCTGGAGCCCTTTAACTCCTGGCAG GAAGCCTTGGTGACTGGTTCCTTCAACCTTCAAGACATCCTGTTCTACGGAGGTTGTGGCTTCAGCATCATGCGCTGTATGAGTTTTGCTTTAGAGAACTGTGAGAAGAAGGATGGCAACTACACATTCTCAGACCTGGTGAAATACAACTTCTACCTcccattcttcttctttggaCCTGTAATGACGTTCGACCGGTATCACGCCCAG acAAATAACACTCAGCTGACCCGTAAGGAGAGGGAGATGTGGAACATCACCACCAAGGCCTTGTTGCACCTGGGAGTTATTCTCGTGGTGGACGTCTTCTTCCACTACCTTTACATCTTGACAATACCCAGTGACATGAAGCTGGCCACCAAGCTGTCTGACTGGTGTCTGG CTGGACTGGCTTACTCCAACCTGGTGTACGACTGGGTGAAATCAGCTGTAATGTTTGGTGTCGTTAACACCGTGGCGACGCTGGACCACTTGGACCCTCCGCAGCCTCCCAAGTGTATCACCATGCTCTATGTCTTCGCTGAGAC GCACTTTGACAGAGGCATCAATGACTGGCTGTGCAA GTATGTTTATGACTACATTGGTGGAAATCATGATAAAATCTTCAAAGAACTTCTTGCAACAACCTGCACTTTTGCCATCACCACCTTGTGGCTGGGCCCATGTGAGTTGGTTTATATCTGGTCCTTTTTCAACTGCTTTGGCCTCAACTTTGAGCTGTGGGTGGCCAAGTTCTTCTCCCTTCCACCATTTTCTACCATAGAG AGTGCGATGGGTGAAGCAATGTCACGCAGGATCCGTGGCGTGTTCAACGCTGCCAACTTCTGGGCTATCGTCCTCTACAACGTTCTCTCCCTGAACAGTTTGGAGTTTGCCAAAATGGTGGGCAGAAGACTGATTTTCAAAG GTTTTCCTCTGTCCACCCTCTCAGTGTTACTCGTGACCTACTGTGGTGTGCAGCTGGTGAAGGAACGAGAGAGACAACAAGCCCTGCTGGAAGACCCAGAGCCAGTGAAGCCGGTGGATGGTGGCAAAGAAAAGGCAGAATAA
- the LOC115795700 gene encoding kelch-like protein 40a yields the protein MAAMTIDPVEQPRMYQQTLLQDGLCDLLENDRFVDCVLKIQDKEFPCHRLVLAASSPFFKAMFLSDLEESKKREVVLKNVEPGVMGMILRYLYTSDINLTEQNVQDIFMVANMYQIPSIFSVCVSYLQEKLVLGNCLAIFRLGLVLDCPRLALAARDFICERYQVVVRDQDFLQLGPSELAIIITSDALNVDREEQVFESLMDWVKHDETHRVKDLPELLHCIRFRLIALDYFKEKVECHQCIRFSQEIKKELDLVRDAHRGRLPKPKKPARDGAKGGEGSEDEEDEEEGYLPGILNNNPRFGMFELDLILMISDTGTVAYDPAGNECFVASESTEIPKNHCSLVTRENQVFVVGGLLYSEEDKDEPFSSYFLQFDPVNSEWLGMPPQPNPRCLFGLTEAENSIFVVGGKELKEGEQALSSVMIYDRQSFKWGESDPLPYEVYGHGTVSHKGLVYVIGGKSESRKCMRRVCVYNPTKFEWKDLAPLKTARSLFGITVHNDQIFVVTGVTDSGLTSSVEVYDIANNKWSEFTEFPQERSSLNLISMGGLLYAVGGFAMMPSETSEEPVPTEMTDIWRYDESDKCWTGILREISYAEGSTILPVRLNTLRLTKL from the exons ATGGCTGCCATGACTATAGATCCAGTGGAGCAGCCTCGGATGTACCAGCAGACCCTGCTTCAGGATGGACTGTGTGACCTCTTAGAAAATGACAGATTTGTGGATTGTGTCCTCAAAATCCAGGACAAGGAGTTCCCCTGCCACCGCTTGGTTCTGGCGGCCAGCAGCCCCTTCTTCAAGGCCATGTTCCTGTCTGACTTGGAGGAGAGCAAGAAGAGGGAGGTTGTCCTCAAAAATGTGGAACCTGGGGTAATGGGGATGATCCTACGGTACTTGTATACATCTGACATTAATCTGACAGAACAGAACGTCCAAGATATCTTCATGGTTGCCAACATGTACCAGATCCCTTCCATCTTCTCCGTATGTGTGTCCTATCTCCAAGAAAAGCTGGTGCTGGGCAACTGCTTGGCTATCTTCAGACTGGGGCTGGTTCTGGATTGTCCCAGGCTTGCTCTTGCTGCAAGAGACTTCATCTGTGAGCGCTACCAGGTTGTTGTCAGGGACCAAGACTTTCTGCAGCTGGGCCCCAGTGAGCtggccatcatcatcacctcaGATGCCCTTAATGTTGACCGGGAGGAGCAGGTGTTTGAGTCCCTGATGGACTGGGTCAAGCATGATGAGACACATCGGGTCAAAGATCTCCCAGAGCTGCTGCACTGCATTCGTTTCAGACTCATAGCTTTGGAttacttcaaagaaaaagtggagTGTCACCAGTGCATCCGCTTCAGCCAGGAGATCAAGAAGGAGCTGGATCTCGTCAGGGATGCTCACAGAGGACGTCTCCCCAAGCCAAAGAAGCCTGCAAGAGATGGGGCGAAGGGGGGTGAAGGCAGtgaggatgaggaagatgaagaagaaggtTACCTGCCTGGTATACTCAATAACAACCCTCGCTTTGGGATGTTTGAGCTGGACCTCATACTTATGATTAGCGACACAGGGACTGTGGCCTATGACCCGGCAGGAAATGAGTGCTTTGTGGCATCAGAATCCACCGAAATTCCCAAGAACCACTGCAGCCTGGTGACGAGAGAGAACCAGGTATTTGTTGTTGGAGGGCTTCTCTACAGTGAGGAGGACAAAGATGAACCATTCAGCTCCTACTTCCTGCAG TTTGATCCAGTCAATTCAGAATGGTTAGGAATGCCTCCACAACCCAACCCACGCTGTCTGTTTGGCCTGACCGAGGCTGAAAACTCCATCTTTGTTGTTGGAGGGAAGGAACTGAAGGAAGGAGAGCAAGCACTAAGCTCAGTCATGATCTACGACAGACA GTCATTCAAATGGGGAGAGTCTGATCCTCTGCCTTATGAAGTGTATGGCCATGGAACTGTATCACACAAAGGTCTTGTCTATGTCATCGGAGGAAAGTCTGAAAGCAG aaaatGCATGAGAAGAGTCTGTGTCTACAATCCCACTAAGTTTGAGTGGAAGGACctggctcctctgaaaacagCCCGCTCTCTGTTTGGCATCACTGTCCACAATGACCAGATCTTTGTGGTGACAGGAGTCACAGACTCAGGCCTCACCAGCTCTGTGGAGGTCTACGACATTGCCAATAACAA GTGGTCTGAATTCACAGAGTTCCCTCAGGAGCGCAGCTCCCTCAATCTGATCTCAATGGGGGGGCTCTTGTATGCTGTGGGTGGTTTTGCCATGATGCCCAGTGAAACCAGTGAGGAGCCCGTCCCAACAGAGATGACTGACATTTGGAG ATATGATGAGTCAGACAAGTGCTGGACCGGGATACTGCGTGAGATTAGCTATGCGGAGGGATCCACTATTCTTCCAGTGCGTCTCAACACTCTGCGCCTCACAAAGTTATAA
- the hhatla gene encoding hedgehog acyltransferase like, a isoform X1, with the protein MGIKTALPRYELYLYTAVLAVAVIWAGSWIFEASSENVNRKSFKESVKPGWHYFGRKMDVADFEWAMWFSTFRNHILFALTGHVIFAKIFTLVAPKIGVNGCKHRSLIFGVYGGLAVLITMGWTFMALVLSHCIILYSVALVKIKWMCFAAGLSTLASLKLEPFNSWQEALVTGSFNLQDILFYGGCGFSIMRCMSFALENCEKKDGNYTFSDLVKYNFYLPFFFFGPVMTFDRYHAQTNNTQLTRKEREMWNITTKALLHLGVILVVDVFFHYLYILTIPSDMKLATKLSDWCLAGLAYSNLVYDWVKSAVMFGVVNTVATLDHLDPPQPPKCITMLYVFAETHFDRGINDWLCKYVYDYIGGNHDKIFKELLATTCTFAITTLWLGPCELVYIWSFFNCFGLNFELWVAKFFSLPPFSTIESAMGEAMSRRIRGVFNAANFWAIVLYNVLSLNSLEFAKMVGRRLIFKGFPLSTLSVLLVTYCGVQLVKERERQQALLEDPEPVKPVDGGKEKAE; encoded by the exons ATGGGGATCAAGACTGCCCTCCCTAGATATGAGCTGTATCTCTACACAGCAGTACTTGCTGTGGCCGTGATATGGGCAGGCAGTTGGATATTTGAAGCCTCGAGTG AGAATGTAAACAGAAAGTCCTTTAAAGAAAGCGTGAAACCAGGATGGCACTACTTTGGCAGGAAAATG GATGTTGCGGACTTCGAATGGGCGATGTGGTTCTCGACATTCCGCAATCATATCCTTTTTGCGCTCACTGGTCATGTGATCTTTGCCAAGATATTTACCCTGGTAGCTCCAAAG ATTGGTGTAAATGGATGTAag CACAGATCCTTGATCTTTGGGGTGTATGGCGGTTTGGCAGTCCTAATAACGATGGGCTGGACCTTCATGGCTCTGGTCCTGTCTCATTGCATCATACTCTACAGCGTGGCTCTGGTCAAGATTAAATGGATGTGCTTTGCAGCAGGCTTGAGTACGCTGGCCTCCCTCAAGCTGGAGCCCTTTAACTCCTGGCAG GAAGCCTTGGTGACTGGTTCCTTCAACCTTCAAGACATCCTGTTCTACGGAGGTTGTGGCTTCAGCATCATGCGCTGTATGAGTTTTGCTTTAGAGAACTGTGAGAAGAAGGATGGCAACTACACATTCTCAGACCTGGTGAAATACAACTTCTACCTcccattcttcttctttggaCCTGTAATGACGTTCGACCGGTATCACGCCCAG acAAATAACACTCAGCTGACCCGTAAGGAGAGGGAGATGTGGAACATCACCACCAAGGCCTTGTTGCACCTGGGAGTTATTCTCGTGGTGGACGTCTTCTTCCACTACCTTTACATCTTGACAATACCCAGTGACATGAAGCTGGCCACCAAGCTGTCTGACTGGTGTCTGG CTGGACTGGCTTACTCCAACCTGGTGTACGACTGGGTGAAATCAGCTGTAATGTTTGGTGTCGTTAACACCGTGGCGACGCTGGACCACTTGGACCCTCCGCAGCCTCCCAAGTGTATCACCATGCTCTATGTCTTCGCTGAGAC GCACTTTGACAGAGGCATCAATGACTGGCTGTGCAA GTATGTTTATGACTACATTGGTGGAAATCATGATAAAATCTTCAAAGAACTTCTTGCAACAACCTGCACTTTTGCCATCACCACCTTGTGGCTGGGCCCATGTGAGTTGGTTTATATCTGGTCCTTTTTCAACTGCTTTGGCCTCAACTTTGAGCTGTGGGTGGCCAAGTTCTTCTCCCTTCCACCATTTTCTACCATAGAG AGTGCGATGGGTGAAGCAATGTCACGCAGGATCCGTGGCGTGTTCAACGCTGCCAACTTCTGGGCTATCGTCCTCTACAACGTTCTCTCCCTGAACAGTTTGGAGTTTGCCAAAATGGTGGGCAGAAGACTGATTTTCAAAG GTTTTCCTCTGTCCACCCTCTCAGTGTTACTCGTGACCTACTGTGGTGTGCAGCTGGTGAAGGAACGAGAGAGACAACAAGCCCTGCTGGAAGACCCAGAGCCAGTGAAGCCGGTGGATGGTGGCAAAGAAAAGGCAGAATAA